A single window of Sphingobacteriales bacterium DNA harbors:
- a CDS encoding superoxide dismutase produces the protein MAFELPQLPYATNALEPHIDTKTMEIHHGKHHAAYVNNLNTAVQGTENDGKTLDELMRNISKLSPAIRNNGGGHFNHSLFWTIMSPNGGGEPSGKLAEAIQSTFSSFEAFKDEFAKAATTRFGSGWAWLCVKADKSLCVCSTPNQDNPTMDIAECPGTPVLGIDVWEHAYYLNYQNRRPDYINAFFNVINWVEVSARYEAAIA, from the coding sequence ATGGCTTTCGAACTCCCACAATTGCCTTATGCTACAAATGCATTAGAGCCACACATTGACACTAAAACCATGGAAATTCATCATGGAAAACACCATGCAGCGTATGTAAATAATTTAAATACTGCTGTGCAAGGCACAGAAAATGATGGAAAAACTTTAGATGAATTAATGCGTAACATTTCAAAATTATCTCCAGCTATTAGAAATAATGGTGGTGGACATTTTAACCACAGTTTATTTTGGACAATCATGTCGCCAAATGGTGGTGGCGAACCAAGTGGAAAACTAGCTGAGGCTATACAAAGTACATTCAGCTCTTTTGAAGCATTTAAAGATGAGTTTGCAAAAGCAGCAACTACAAGATTTGGTTCTGGTTGGGCATGGTTATGTGTAAAAGCAGACAAATCATTATGTGTTTGTTCTACACCAAACCAAGACAATCCAACTATGGATATTGCTGAATGTCCTGGAACACCAGTTTTAGGAATAGATGTTTGGGAGCATGCTTATTACTTAAATTATCAAAACAGAAGACCAGATTACATAAATGCTTTTTTTAATGTAATCAATTGGGTAGAAGTTTCTGCAAGATACGAGGCTGCTATAGCTTAA
- a CDS encoding leucine-rich repeat domain-containing protein, giving the protein MFGQNEEEGIYENLESALKNPFNVKQLVLTNLQMKELSDTILAFPNLTVLDISSNQLKSLPNWIIQLSKLESINLNYNNFDTIPDILFYLSNLRYLTINNNCLKFVPDKIRILYNLEYLDISNSEFSEIPSSIFKLEKLRQLIFMSSQLTGISKEIGNLKELEKVIFTVNKIQHIPDELILLPKMRYIGIGNNLLETINPNICKAKNLNYVAFLGNRLKELPDCFFDLPKIQYINAGDNMYSEDKIKKYRSICEKLGLTSIVFEKEMNISKFH; this is encoded by the coding sequence ATGTTTGGACAAAATGAAGAAGAGGGTATTTATGAAAATCTAGAAAGTGCTTTGAAAAATCCATTTAATGTTAAACAATTAGTGTTGACTAATTTGCAAATGAAAGAATTGTCAGATACCATTTTAGCATTTCCCAATTTAACAGTATTAGATATTTCATCCAATCAACTAAAATCATTGCCGAATTGGATAATACAGCTTTCTAAATTAGAAAGTATCAATTTAAATTATAATAATTTTGATACAATACCAGATATTTTATTTTACTTGAGTAATTTACGCTACTTAACTATAAATAATAATTGTCTTAAATTTGTTCCTGATAAAATTAGAATTCTCTATAATCTAGAATATTTAGATATATCTAATTCAGAATTTTCTGAAATACCATCATCGATTTTTAAATTAGAAAAATTAAGACAATTAATATTTATGAGTTCACAGTTGACTGGAATATCAAAGGAGATAGGTAATTTAAAAGAATTAGAAAAAGTAATATTCACAGTTAATAAGATTCAACATATTCCAGATGAATTAATTTTATTGCCTAAAATGAGATATATTGGGATTGGGAATAATTTACTAGAAACAATCAATCCCAATATTTGCAAAGCAAAGAATCTAAACTATGTTGCTTTCTTAGGAAATAGACTAAAAGAATTGCCAGACTGTTTCTTTGATTTGCCCAAAATTCAATATATCAATGCAGGTGATAATATGTATTCGGAAGATAAAATAAAGAAATATAGATCAATATGTGAAAAGCTTGGACTAACAAGTATTGTATTTGAGAAAGAAATGAATATTTCAAAATTTCATTAA
- a CDS encoding T9SS type A sorting domain-containing protein — translation MSTDGHLISGTWNGTTSNQNQFYDLEILKTVATGQYVSIANNVNVNALGSLSFTSNFGIIRTDASSHADDGSAYANELYLQNPTNAKFSGYSTGNGAITKYIEGKLRRQINNTGAHFFPIGVAPASLDGMEAFDLNFTANPNNNFLGLIKPATTAPLHRNIVCDVGQDPTSAVANPFTDCIGGPDGILDLYILESSNDLSHEWVVTPTGSTTGYAYGITMYPGSVLDPDTYYTIPNACSTPYQTQRLRILAKNGKPGGDVSSGPFSPFPFAHLTCYGYCAFDNADLNISLNNQTSFSSFRIHGTINQNSTALPVELLSFTAKAIKNQYIQLDWITASETNNYGFEIYRSTDAVNFNKIGFVAGNGNSSIDIAYQFDDKDVVVDIVYYYKLKQIDFDQKYQFSRIEKAQLKGNNLFSISEIYPNPSNSDAYIDIYSPTESEIKLDIYNPLGQNMKIYKQALKEGVNKIKIESNDLATGSYIVRLNHNTENFTKKLIKK, via the coding sequence TTGAGTACAGATGGACATCTTATTTCAGGAACATGGAATGGGACAACATCTAACCAAAACCAATTTTATGATTTAGAAATTTTAAAAACTGTAGCAACTGGTCAATATGTGTCTATTGCAAATAATGTAAATGTAAACGCCTTAGGTAGTTTATCTTTTACAAGCAATTTCGGAATTATTAGAACTGATGCAAGTAGCCATGCGGATGATGGTAGTGCTTATGCAAACGAATTGTATTTACAGAATCCTACAAACGCAAAGTTTAGTGGTTATAGTACAGGCAATGGTGCCATCACAAAATATATAGAAGGCAAATTAAGAAGACAAATTAACAATACCGGTGCACATTTTTTTCCAATAGGCGTAGCACCAGCATCTTTAGATGGCATGGAAGCATTTGATTTGAATTTTACTGCAAATCCAAATAATAATTTTTTAGGATTAATAAAACCAGCCACCACTGCACCATTGCACAGAAATATAGTTTGCGATGTTGGTCAAGACCCAACTAGTGCAGTAGCAAATCCATTTACAGATTGTATTGGCGGACCAGATGGAATTTTGGATTTATATATATTGGAATCATCTAACGATTTGTCGCACGAGTGGGTAGTAACTCCAACAGGAAGCACCACAGGATATGCCTATGGAATTACAATGTACCCTGGCAGTGTATTAGATCCAGATACATATTATACTATTCCAAATGCATGTAGCACACCATATCAAACGCAGAGACTAAGAATATTAGCTAAAAATGGAAAGCCAGGTGGCGATGTTTCATCAGGACCATTTTCACCATTTCCATTTGCACATTTAACATGTTATGGCTATTGTGCTTTTGATAATGCAGATTTGAATATTAGCTTAAATAACCAAACATCATTTTCTTCATTTAGAATACATGGAACAATAAACCAAAATAGCACTGCACTTCCTGTAGAATTATTGAGTTTTACAGCCAAAGCAATCAAAAACCAATACATACAATTAGATTGGATAACAGCATCTGAGACTAATAATTATGGATTTGAAATATATAGAAGTACTGATGCAGTAAATTTTAATAAAATTGGATTTGTTGCAGGCAATGGAAATAGTAGCATAGATATAGCCTACCAATTTGATGATAAAGATGTAGTTGTAGATATTGTATATTATTATAAATTAAAACAAATAGATTTTGACCAAAAATACCAATTTTCTAGAATAGAGAAAGCACAATTAAAAGGGAATAATTTATTTTCAATATCTGAAATATATCCAAATCCAAGTAATTCAGATGCCTATATAGACATTTATTCACCTACAGAAAGTGAAATTAAATTAGATATCTACAATCCATTAGGACAAAATATGAAAATATATAAACAAGCATTAAAAGAAGGAGTAAATAAAATTAAGATAGAATCTAACGACTTAGCCACAGGTAGTTATATTGTAAGACTAAATCACAACACAGAAAACTTTACTAAAAAACTAATCAAAAAATAA
- a CDS encoding IS4 family transposase — MNKSTHNFGNSVLGQLISLIPNSIIDTAVNKHNSDRYIKRFTTLEHLVTMLFCVGSNSTSLREVCTNLLGLEGKLKHIKLKQPPKKSTLGDANKRRNAVVFEQIYYDLLAFYKSTLSDSRFRESYGKELSIIDSTTIFLFKDILKCVGRKPINGKNKGGIKVHLQIRADYNLPTLVKFTDATVHDSNFIQHISFDSNTIYCFDRGYVDYLLFERFNQTQIPFVTRIKDNAKFSSKEEFSLDNCKDDAILKDEQIELGIRENGTITRQLPLRRIAYWSEQHNKCYEFITNIYDLKPEQIATIYKQRWQIELLHKQLKQNFPLNYFLGDNENAIIIQIWCTLIYNLLITVIQRKVEKRKWAFANLCSLIRTHLFNYINLKSFLKNPQKHYIVATQNQIQLFSG, encoded by the coding sequence ATGAATAAAAGTACGCATAATTTTGGTAATTCGGTTCTCGGACAGCTGATTTCTTTAATTCCTAATTCTATTATTGATACAGCTGTTAACAAGCATAACAGTGATAGATATATCAAACGATTTACAACACTAGAACATTTAGTAACGATGTTGTTTTGTGTTGGCTCCAACAGTACTTCGCTTCGTGAGGTTTGTACTAATTTATTAGGTTTAGAAGGCAAACTCAAACATATTAAACTCAAACAACCACCTAAAAAGAGTACGCTTGGTGATGCTAACAAACGTAGAAATGCTGTTGTGTTTGAACAAATCTATTATGACTTGTTGGCTTTTTATAAATCAACTTTATCGGACAGCCGATTTAGAGAAAGTTATGGTAAAGAGCTGTCCATTATCGATTCTACTACTATTTTCTTGTTTAAAGACATCTTAAAATGTGTTGGGCGTAAACCGATAAATGGCAAAAATAAAGGTGGTATTAAAGTGCATCTGCAAATTAGAGCAGATTATAATTTGCCTACTTTAGTAAAATTTACAGATGCTACTGTTCATGATAGTAACTTTATCCAGCATATTTCTTTTGACTCCAACACCATCTATTGCTTTGACAGAGGTTATGTTGATTATCTACTCTTTGAGAGATTTAATCAAACACAAATACCATTTGTAACCCGTATTAAAGACAATGCAAAGTTTAGTTCTAAAGAAGAATTTAGTTTGGATAACTGCAAAGATGATGCTATTTTGAAAGATGAGCAAATAGAATTGGGTATTAGAGAAAATGGCACAATAACAAGGCAATTGCCACTTCGTAGAATTGCCTATTGGAGCGAACAGCATAACAAATGCTACGAATTTATTACCAATATCTACGATTTAAAACCAGAACAAATTGCTACAATATACAAGCAACGATGGCAAATTGAGTTATTGCACAAACAACTCAAACAAAATTTTCCACTTAATTATTTTTTAGGTGATAATGAAAATGCAATTATTATACAGATTTGGTGTACGCTTATTTACAATTTACTTATCACCGTTATTCAAAGAAAAGTAGAAAAACGAAAATGGGCATTTGCAAATCTTTGTTCACTAATCAGAACACATTTATTTAACTACATCAACCTAAAATCATTCCTCAAAAATCCACAAAAACACTACATCGTTGCTACACAAAATCAAATACAATTATTTTCAGGATAA
- a CDS encoding superoxide dismutase codes for MAFELPQLPYAIDALEPNIDTKTMEIHHGKHHAAYVNNLNAAVLGTENDGKTLDELMRNISKLSPAIRNNGGGHFNHSLFWTIMSPNGGGEPSGKLAEAIQSTFGSFEAFKDEFAKAATTRFGSGWAWLCIKSDKSLCVCSTPNQDNPTMDIAECPGTPVLGIDVWEHAYYLNYQNRRPDYINAFFNVINWVEVSARYEAAIA; via the coding sequence ATGGCTTTCGAACTACCACAATTGCCTTATGCTATCGATGCATTAGAGCCAAACATTGACACCAAGACAATGGAAATTCATCATGGGAAACACCATGCAGCGTATGTAAATAATTTAAATGCTGCTGTGCTAGGCACAGAAAATGATGGAAAAACTTTAGATGAATTAATGCGTAACATTTCAAAATTATCTCCAGCTATTAGAAATAATGGTGGTGGACATTTTAACCACAGTTTATTTTGGACAATTATGTCGCCAAATGGTGGTGGCGAACCAAGTGGAAAACTAGCTGAGGCTATACAAAGTACATTCGGCTCTTTTGAAGCATTTAAAGATGAGTTTGCAAAAGCAGCAACTACAAGATTTGGTTCTGGTTGGGCATGGTTATGTATAAAATCAGACAAATCATTATGTGTTTGTTCTACACCAAACCAAGACAATCCAACTATGGATATTGCTGAATGTCCTGGAACACCAGTTTTAGGAATAGATGTTTGGGAGCATGCTTATTACTTAAATTATCAAAATAGAAGACCAGATTACATAAATGCATTTTTCAATGTAATCAATTGGGTAGAAGTTTCTGCAAGATACGAGGCTGCTATAGCTTAA